The uncultured Methanolobus sp. sequence CACTCCCCATGAGGACTATTACTGTTGTGATGGTACCCGGTCCTGTTAAAAGAGGAAGAGCTATTGGAAAAATCCATATGTCACTGCGTTCCATAGATTTGTTGATCTCTTTTTCTGTAATACTTTCACGCGATACTTTTGCAAGCATCATGTCAAATGCTACGGTAAAAAGCAAGATCCCTCCGGCAACCCTGAGGGAATCTATACTGATTCCAAAGAAATCAAGTATCACTTCCCCGGATATTGCAAAAAACACAGCAATTATAAATGCAAGGATTACTGATTTATTTGCCAGTGCGTTTTTTTCATCCAGTGTCATTTCACTTGTCAGAGATACAAAAGTAACAACACCGCTTACAGGGCTGACTATCGCGAATAATGTACTGAATGAATATATGAGGAATGCAATGTTGTCCATTTCTGTTTATTCTCCCTATATGCCTGAACTCTTTTTCATAGATTAATAAGATTTATGGTACACCGGTGGCATATTATATTTTATTAGTAAGTGCGTAACCCTATTGTTAACCTCAGATATTGCCTCTTTTTTGCATAAAATAAGTATTATTTATATAGCGGTTTACAATAAATGCGTCTATATTGTTGCACAATTGTAAAATATATCTGCTGTATTTATATTTTCTCGACACATATATATACTGGTTTCCATAAAACCACAAATTGTCAGAAGATAAATGCTCTGGCGTATTTGCGGATGTGGGTCATTTGAAATCCATCTAACTACCTCCTTCAAACTCACCACATCCACTTTCCATAGTTACCCTGGCTTGCCAGGGTCACTCTCCTTTTACATCGTATATTACGATGATAAATATATTATCTATGACTATATACGTTTACAATAAGGGGTTTACATTTGCTGGTTTACAAACGTATTTCTGCAAACATTGACAGGAAAAGATCATTCCGGTTTTTGAGAAAAGACTGATTTATCAGGTTTAACTGGAAGCTCAAAAGAGAATGTACTGCCCTTTCCGGCTTCACTTTCAACCCAGATCTTCCCACCATGCAGCTCAATAAGTTCCTTCACAAGCGCAAGTCCAAGCCCTGTGCCTTCATATCTTCTGGAAATTGACGCATCTATCTGACTGAAAGGTTTGAAGAGTTTTATCTGGTCTTCCGGTGAAATACCTATACCTGTATCTGTTATTGATACAATAACACTCTCAGCACTATAACTGACCCTGATAGAAACATGTCCGTTATCATCTGTAAATTTAATTGCATTTCCAAGAATATTGTACAATATTTGCTTAAGTTTAGATTTGTCAGCACGAATTGCCGGTACACCATCGGGAACATTTACATTGACATTTATGTTCTTGCGGGCCGCAAGGCTATCTGTGATAGTTACTATTTCATTGACAGCCTTTTTAATCTCCACTTCCTCCAGGTATAATTCCATCTTCCCTGCTTCGATCTTGGATATATCCAGAATATCATTGATAAGATTCAGAAGGTGATGTCCACTGTGTGAAATGTGTTCAATATAATGCTCCTGCTTATCCACAAGTTCCCCTGCCATTCCATCAAGCATAATATCAGAGAATCCGATTATGGAATTAAGAGGTGTGCGAAGTTCATGGCTCATTGTGGCAAGGAATTCAGTCTTTGCACGGCTTGCAGTCTCAGCTTCTATCTTTGCCCGCATCATACCTTCTTCGGCTTTAATCCTGTCTGTGATATCCCTTCCAACGGCCTGTATGATATTTTGCTGCATTTCTACAAGCGAACCACTGACATCAAGGTGAAGCATGCTACCATCCGACCTTAGCATTCTTGTTTCATTACGCCAGTTTCTATTTTCTTTAACTTTTCCCATTGCTTCAATTGTGCTTTGTTTGTCCTCCGGGAGTACCAGATCGATGATGTTAATTTCCATGAATTCTTCTTTTGAGTAGCCGAACATAGTACATGCTTTGTCATTTGTGTCCAGTATTTTTCCTGTCAGGTCATGTAGCAGAACGGCGTCATTTGATTTTTCAAAAAGTGCCCTGTATCTCATCTCACTTCGGATTATTTTTTCCTCTGCCTGTTTACGATCACTGACATCCCTGATAATACCCTGTGCAAGTTTTTCTTCTATATCTATTATTTTTGCATTAACTTCCGCATCAAATACTTCCCCGTTAGCTTTTTGATATTGGGTATAAAAGGAAGCAACTCCTTTGTCCCGGAAATCCTGCATACCCACCTCCCCGAAGCTAATATGATCCGGCGCCAGGAGGTCCATTATAGTTTTCTTCTTCAATTCCTCTTTTGAATAACCAAACATCTCGCAGGCTTTCTCATTTACATCAATTATGGTGCCGTCTGTGTGGCTCAGGAAGATTGCATCATTTGATTGTTCAAAAAGTGATCTGTATTTTGCTTCATTGTGTCTTATTTTTTCCTGGGCATTCTTACGTTCCGTGATGTTCTCTGCGAAGATTACAATACCACCGATTTTCCCTTCTGAAGTTTTCCAGGGTCTTGTCTCCCAGTGTATCCATTGTCCACCTTTATTAGGTGTTTTAAAATAGTCTTCTTCCCGGACAATGACCTCTCCCTGCAGAGCACGTTGATGTAAATCCTTTATCTCATCATTAATATCAGGAATTATGTCATAGTGAGGCATTCCAATTATATCCTGACCTTCCATTCCCAGGTCACTAAGCCAGCGATTGCTGACTGATAGGAATCTTATGTCTTTATCGAACATTGCCAGTGATGCCGGCGCATGTTCTATGAATAGCCTCAGTATTTCTTCATTTTCTGCTAATTTAATCTCAGTATCCTTGCGCTTGGTTATGTCCTGAAATGACCCTGTTATCTTTACAACTTTTCCGTCTTTTAATGCCGGTCGGCCACTTATTCTAATCCACTTACGAGTACCTTTCGGAGTTATTATTTCCAGTTCCAGATCGTAGGGTTTTGCATCCTTCATGGCGTCATCGAATGCTTCTTCAAAGAGTTTTTTTGAATCGGGAGTATAATACTCAAGTGCTTTTGGAATACTGATATCTGAATCGGATTCGATTTCATGTATCTTATAAACTTCAGATGTCCATTTGACGGTATTATTTTCCACATCTATTTCCCATCCGCCAATCCTGCCAATTCTGCTTACTTCGTTTAAAAGAGATTCATTTTCTTTCAGTTTAATTTCAGCTCCTTTTCTTTTAGTAATATCCTGCAGTATACCTATTATTTTTACAACTTTCCCGTTAACGATCTTTGGATGTCCACTTGCCCTTACCCACTTACGCTTTCCCCCAGGAGTTATTATTTCCAGCTCAAGGTCGTATGTTTCCCTGTTTTCAAGTGTGTTGTAGAATGCTTTTTCAATCTTCTCTTTTGAACCCGGAGCATAGCATTTGGCAGCATCCCCGGGGTTGCTGTGAGATTTATCGGTTTCATATATTTTGAGAACCTCAGGAGTGCGTATGGTTTCGTTAGATTCCACATCATATTCCCAGCCTCCGATTTTAGCGATACTTCCAACTTCCTTTAAGAGAGCTTCACTTTCACGCAATTTCTCTTCTGCGAGTTTTCTGTCTGTGATATTTGAGGTCGTTCCTGACATCAGGTATTTTCCATCTTCAAAAGGCTGTGCCGACCCAAGAGAATTCATCCATATAATGCTTCCATTATCTAACACAATCCTGTAGTCCATCGAAATTGGAATACCAGGGTTCATAGAAGCCTTTTTCATATTTTCTTTTACTTCAGGAAGGTCCTCTTTATGAATATGTTCAAAATAAGTATTCCAGTCAGCTCCTATGCTACCGGCACCAAATCCTGCTAAGTTGGCAAGAGATTTGGATATATATGAATCACTGGCATTCCCTTCTGAATCAAATGTAGCTTTCCATACAGCGGAATCCAGAGAATAGATTATCTCTTCATAGTCTTCCTCTTTTTTATGGAGTATTTCTTCCGAATTCTTCCTTTCCAGGATATTAATTATCATATCTCCTGCAATTTTGAGGAGATACAGTTCTTTTTCTTTCCACACATGCGGTTTGCTTTTAGAATCAATTCCTAAAAAGCCTTTAAAAGTTCCATAACGTGAAAGAGGAACCAATGCCAGGGCCCTTATACCAAGATTCTGGAACATATGCTGCAACAGACCCTGGTCTTTAGGAAGGGCGTCAATATCAGAAGCACTAATTATCTGTAAGTTGCGCAGTTCTCCAGGTACTATTTTACTTGAATCTATTTTTTCATTGAGTGGTATTTTAGATATCACTCCGTCAAGATGCCATTCATGCGTTTTGATAATGAGTTTCGGGTCGTCGGCGACAATGAACAAAACAACACGTTCTGCCCTGATAAACTCTCCCAGGTCTTTAAGTATCCTGTTGATATTATTGTCAATATCCCCTAAACTGCTGGTTATCAGCCGGTTTGATATGTTTGCTATAAGGTCATCCTTACGCCTGTCATATTCCATCTCTGAAGAGGTGTTTTTTTCAGTTGTAAGGTCTTCAATAATAGCATGGCATCCGTAGACATTCCCACCCGGGCCTTTCCGGGGAAATATTCTGAAACTTAAGAAAAGCTCCTTATCCCACTTTGATCTGTAAGGTGTTTCTATGGAAGTGTTTTTTCCAGTCTTAATTGCTTCTTCTATCATTGCGGATATACCTGAGTTCACAAGAGGCGGGAAGCTTAACATGTTGACTTTCATTGTAGCTTCAGCCGAAGGGGAACCAAGAATATCTAATAAAAAATCATTTACAGAAGTGATATTCCCTTTCGTATCACACGAAAGTATTCCAAGGGGCAATTCGTCAACAAGATTTTTGAAGTCCTCATGGTTGCCATCCGGCATTGAGGAGTTATTTGTGCCCTTATTGTTCATGCCTGTCATTTTTCATAAAATGATGTTTTTGATTCATCCTTTTTTGAACGTGCTCAGTTTATCTTTGTATAAGTCAGTATTTATATTTTATTGAGCAATACATGATTTTGCATATAACTTTATAATATTAATAATGTGACGATCAACTTCTTATGCTTGTAATCCTTAATATTTATCGGAGTGCGGGCAGACTTATTCGTTTTGTTCTGTCTTTGTAGTTTATACTCTAATTACGGAAACGT is a genomic window containing:
- a CDS encoding MarC family protein, encoding MDNIAFLIYSFSTLFAIVSPVSGVVTFVSLTSEMTLDEKNALANKSVILAFIIAVFFAISGEVILDFFGISIDSLRVAGGILLFTVAFDMMLAKVSRESITEKEINKSMERSDIWIFPIALPLLTGPGTITTVIVLMGSAASVIQGLEVFVAISLTFVIALVLFHFSRRIYKLLGYTGMLVFTRLMGLLLAAMAVNFIATGLWNIYTSFQ
- a CDS encoding PAS domain S-box protein, whose amino-acid sequence is MTGMNNKGTNNSSMPDGNHEDFKNLVDELPLGILSCDTKGNITSVNDFLLDILGSPSAEATMKVNMLSFPPLVNSGISAMIEEAIKTGKNTSIETPYRSKWDKELFLSFRIFPRKGPGGNVYGCHAIIEDLTTEKNTSSEMEYDRRKDDLIANISNRLITSSLGDIDNNINRILKDLGEFIRAERVVLFIVADDPKLIIKTHEWHLDGVISKIPLNEKIDSSKIVPGELRNLQIISASDIDALPKDQGLLQHMFQNLGIRALALVPLSRYGTFKGFLGIDSKSKPHVWKEKELYLLKIAGDMIINILERKNSEEILHKKEEDYEEIIYSLDSAVWKATFDSEGNASDSYISKSLANLAGFGAGSIGADWNTYFEHIHKEDLPEVKENMKKASMNPGIPISMDYRIVLDNGSIIWMNSLGSAQPFEDGKYLMSGTTSNITDRKLAEEKLRESEALLKEVGSIAKIGGWEYDVESNETIRTPEVLKIYETDKSHSNPGDAAKCYAPGSKEKIEKAFYNTLENRETYDLELEIITPGGKRKWVRASGHPKIVNGKVVKIIGILQDITKRKGAEIKLKENESLLNEVSRIGRIGGWEIDVENNTVKWTSEVYKIHEIESDSDISIPKALEYYTPDSKKLFEEAFDDAMKDAKPYDLELEIITPKGTRKWIRISGRPALKDGKVVKITGSFQDITKRKDTEIKLAENEEILRLFIEHAPASLAMFDKDIRFLSVSNRWLSDLGMEGQDIIGMPHYDIIPDINDEIKDLHQRALQGEVIVREEDYFKTPNKGGQWIHWETRPWKTSEGKIGGIVIFAENITERKNAQEKIRHNEAKYRSLFEQSNDAIFLSHTDGTIIDVNEKACEMFGYSKEELKKKTIMDLLAPDHISFGEVGMQDFRDKGVASFYTQYQKANGEVFDAEVNAKIIDIEEKLAQGIIRDVSDRKQAEEKIIRSEMRYRALFEKSNDAVLLHDLTGKILDTNDKACTMFGYSKEEFMEINIIDLVLPEDKQSTIEAMGKVKENRNWRNETRMLRSDGSMLHLDVSGSLVEMQQNIIQAVGRDITDRIKAEEGMMRAKIEAETASRAKTEFLATMSHELRTPLNSIIGFSDIMLDGMAGELVDKQEHYIEHISHSGHHLLNLINDILDISKIEAGKMELYLEEVEIKKAVNEIVTITDSLAARKNINVNVNVPDGVPAIRADKSKLKQILYNILGNAIKFTDDNGHVSIRVSYSAESVIVSITDTGIGISPEDQIKLFKPFSQIDASISRRYEGTGLGLALVKELIELHGGKIWVESEAGKGSTFSFELPVKPDKSVFSQKPE